The sequence GCGCCAGGGAGCGCTCAGCCCAGGACACCTGGCAGGTTGGCGGGGTTGCTTTTCGTGCCATCCGGCACGTCCCGGTGTTTGATGGTCACCTCTTCTCGCCTGAAGGCCCTGCCTTCCGCCGGGGATGGGGGGGCCGTACACATGAACGATGCCCAAGCCGGGTGGGTCGCGGCGCCCGGCGGCGTGCCTCCGAGGCTGCATGAGCTGCTTCAGCAGCTCCCCGCCTTCTTCGGTCTGTATCGCGGCCCCCTCCACCTCATCGAGTTCAGCACCTCCACGCGGCTGACGCTGCTCGACACGCGTGGCCAGGTGGGCCTGCCGCTGCGGGAGGCCTGCCCCCTGGTGGTCGGCCACGGCTGGCACGACGCCTGGGACCGCGTCTTCACCACCGGGGACGCCCTCCACCTGCGCGAGGCCTCCGCCCGCGTGCGCCCCGGCGACGAGGAGCTCTTCTTCAACCTCTCCCTGCTGCCGCGCCGCGACGCGAAAGGGGAGGTGGAGGGCGTGCTCGCCTTCGCGGTGGACGTGACGGAGCTCGTGTGCACCCGCCGCGCCGCGTGGACCACCGCGGCCTGGCGCACCGAACGCCTGCAGGCGATGACCGCCGCGCTCTCCGAGGCGCTCACCCCCGCGCAGGTGGTGGAGGTGGCCGCGCGCGAAGGCGCCCTCGCGATGGGCGCCCTCACGGGCCTGGTGGTGGTGCCCGAGGGCGCGACCCTGGACGTCTTCGAGCGCGCCGCCGCGCACGGCTTCTCCCCGGGAGAGCTGGAGGGCTGGCAGCGCTTCGTGGTCTCCGCGACGTGCCCCCTCACGGACGTGACGCGCACGCGCGAGCCCTGCGCGCTGGGCTCGTGGACGGAGTGCATGGCGCGCTATCCGCGCCTCGCGCAGTTGGCCCGGGAGCGGACCCTGGAGGCGTGGGCGGCGGTGCCCCTGTTGAGCGGCGGGCGCGTGTTCGGCGCGCTGGGCCTGGGCTTCGGCGACGCGCGCGACTTCGACGCGGCGGAGCACGCCTTCCTGCTGACGGTGGGCCGGCTGTGCGCGCAGGCGCTGGACCGCGCGCGGCTGTACGACGAGGAGCGCGCGGCCCGGAGCGTCGCGGAGGCCGCCAGCCGCGCCAAGGACGCGTTCCTCGCCACGGTGTCCCATGAGCTGCGCACGCCGCTCACGTCCATCCTTGGCTGGTCGCAGATGCTGCGGCAGGGCCTGCTCGGTGAAGACAAGCGCCAGCGCGCGGTGGAGGCCATCGAGCGCAACGCCCGCGCGCAAAGACAGCTCATCGAGGACCTGCTCGACATCAGCCGCATCGCCAGCGGCCGGCTGCGCCTGGAGTCCGTGCCGCTGGAGCTGGGCAGCGTGGTGGAGGCGGCGCTGGATGCCGTGCGGCCCACGGCGCTCGCGCGCGAGCTGACGCTCGACGTCTCCGTGGACGCGGACGGCGTGCCGCTCTTCGGCGACCCGGACCGCTTGCAGCAGGTGGTGTGGAACCTGCTCTCCAACGCCATCAAGTTCACCCCGCCCGGCGGCCACGTGACGGTGTCCGCGCGCACGCGCGGCGAGGGCGCGGAGCTGGTGGTGCGCGACAGCGGCGAGGGCATCCCGCCCGACTTCCTGCCCTGCCTCTTCCAGCGCTTCCAGCAGGCGGACACCAGCGTGAGCCGTCAGCACGGCGGCCTGGGCCTGGGGCTGTCCATCGTGCGGCACCTGGTGG comes from Corallococcus macrosporus and encodes:
- a CDS encoding hybrid sensor histidine kinase/response regulator encodes the protein MNDAQAGWVAAPGGVPPRLHELLQQLPAFFGLYRGPLHLIEFSTSTRLTLLDTRGQVGLPLREACPLVVGHGWHDAWDRVFTTGDALHLREASARVRPGDEELFFNLSLLPRRDAKGEVEGVLAFAVDVTELVCTRRAAWTTAAWRTERLQAMTAALSEALTPAQVVEVAAREGALAMGALTGLVVVPEGATLDVFERAAAHGFSPGELEGWQRFVVSATCPLTDVTRTREPCALGSWTECMARYPRLAQLARERTLEAWAAVPLLSGGRVFGALGLGFGDARDFDAAEHAFLLTVGRLCAQALDRARLYDEERAARSVAEAASRAKDAFLATVSHELRTPLTSILGWSQMLRQGLLGEDKRQRAVEAIERNARAQRQLIEDLLDISRIASGRLRLESVPLELGSVVEAALDAVRPTALARELTLDVSVDADGVPLFGDPDRLQQVVWNLLSNAIKFTPPGGHVTVSARTRGEGAELVVRDSGEGIPPDFLPCLFQRFQQADTSVSRQHGGLGLGLSIVRHLVELHGGAVTAASEGLGKGATFTVVLPNSRVGRKPGSSREPRPVEGLTLPRFPELEGQRVLVVDGQPDAREWMSVLLTRVGAHVLTATNVTDAMDEVRRSPPTVLVTDVTLAGEDGYSLLYRLRALPWDSGGGVPALAVTAAARREDRDRALRAGFSAFVTKPLDAVELLTAVARLAPGPPASS